A window of the Enterobacteriaceae bacterium 4M9 genome harbors these coding sequences:
- the recA gene encoding recombinase RecA, which translates to MAIDENKQKALAAALGQIEKQFGKGSIMRLGEDRSMDVETISTGSLSLDIALGAGGLPMGRIVEIYGPESSGKTTLTLQVIAAAQREGKTCAFIDAEHALDPVYARKLGVDIDNLLCSQPDTGEQALEICDALARSGAVDVIVVDSVAALTPKAEIEGEIGDSHMGLAARMMSQAMRKLAGNLKQSNTLLIFINQIRMKIGVMFGNPETTTGGNALKFYASVRLDIRRIGAVKEGENVVGSETRVKVVKNKVAAPFKQAEFQILYGEGINFYGELVDLGVKHKLIEKAGAWYSYNGEKIGQGKANASNFLKENKPMATEIEKKLRETLLNNPDDKPDFAVDDLSEGVAETDQDF; encoded by the coding sequence ATGGCTATCGACGAAAACAAACAAAAGGCGTTAGCGGCAGCACTTGGCCAGATTGAAAAACAGTTCGGCAAAGGCTCCATCATGCGCCTGGGTGAAGACCGTTCTATGGATGTAGAAACGATCTCTACCGGTTCTCTGTCACTGGATATCGCACTGGGTGCCGGTGGCCTGCCGATGGGCCGTATCGTGGAAATCTACGGGCCGGAATCTTCAGGTAAAACCACGCTGACTCTGCAGGTGATTGCCGCAGCACAGCGCGAAGGCAAGACCTGTGCGTTTATCGATGCTGAACACGCGCTGGACCCGGTATATGCACGCAAGTTGGGCGTGGATATTGATAACCTGCTGTGTTCTCAGCCGGACACCGGTGAGCAGGCGCTGGAAATCTGTGACGCGCTGGCGCGTTCCGGTGCAGTGGATGTGATTGTCGTTGACTCCGTCGCTGCACTGACGCCGAAAGCCGAAATTGAAGGCGAAATCGGTGACTCTCATATGGGCCTTGCAGCACGAATGATGAGTCAGGCAATGCGTAAGCTTGCTGGTAACCTCAAGCAGTCCAACACGCTGCTTATCTTCATCAACCAGATTCGTATGAAGATTGGTGTGATGTTCGGTAACCCGGAAACCACCACTGGCGGTAACGCGCTGAAGTTCTACGCTTCTGTGCGCCTGGATATTCGCCGCATTGGCGCGGTGAAAGAGGGGGAGAACGTCGTCGGTAGTGAAACGCGCGTTAAGGTAGTCAAAAACAAGGTTGCGGCACCGTTTAAACAGGCCGAATTCCAGATTCTCTATGGCGAAGGTATTAACTTCTACGGCGAGCTGGTGGATCTCGGCGTGAAGCACAAGCTCATTGAGAAAGCGGGTGCCTGGTATAGCTATAACGGCGAAAAAATCGGTCAGGGTAAGGCAAACGCCTCTAACTTCCTGAAAGAAAATAAGCCAATGGCGACCGAGATTGAGAAAAAGCTGCGCGAAACGCTGCTGAACAACCCGGACGACAAACCGGACTTTGCCGTAGACGACCTGAGCGAAGGTGTTGCGGAAACCGATCAAGATTTCTGA
- the tssI gene encoding type VI secretion system tip protein VgrG: MPYLLGEPALILTKLDGQEAFSTLYTYTLMVKTPANPDISWQAASNIELKDLIGKEMTVQIELDGNGLDNERGFGKGVREISGLVEKARYIGRDSNQAMFEIILRPWLYLAELTSDFKIFQSKSVVDIIDEVLADYGYSYDKRLSASYPEMDFQVQYGETDFAFIERLMEEWGIYWFYEHIDFKHRLVLVDHVGAHKTCTSEAYRVIEYQPETPKAGKEYVAQFHHQEMLVSGRWVTNDYDFTKSRADMIAIDHKPRKTSFSEMEIYHWPGDYDQPDIGEHLARVRMEERGAMGSRAVGSGELRGIVCGTNFDLSGFPVSKINREYMVISSHLIVTEISQLSGDDQFSFHCNFSVQPTSKIYRHPQIIPKPRTYGPQNAIVVGPPDNEVWTDEFGRVKVRFVWDRYGINRESDSCWLRVSQAWAGNSFGGIYIPRVGQEVIVDFINGDPDRPLIMGSLYNNITTTPWELPLNSSQSGLISRSLGGGYENYNGVRFEDKAGEEQYWEQAERDMSRLTKNNENHTIGADSDVNIGANRNMVVGADYNRGISGTYNNKVGGDHTLEVGGSHSSVIGGPHSLNISAASSTHIGGGHGMHIGGHHHIHAGGAWHHACGGAAALHGGGHVDICSGGVLTISASVVRIIGKERVIINGGKVLINCGGRGCCFGMACMPRLRGRGCLPCPPVIKGCPGLPTPLPPLPPVPPPPPTLPPTPTVTPTITPTVTPTITPTVTPTVTPTETPTETPTETPTETPTETPTETPTETPTETPTETPTETPTETPTETPTETPTETPTETPTETPTETPTETPTETPTETPTETPTETPTETPTETPTETPTETPTETPTETPTETPTETPTETPTETPTETPTETPTETPTETPTETPTETPTETPTETPTETPTETPTETPTETPTETPTETPTETPTETPTETPTETPTETPTETPTETPTETPTETPTETPTETPTETPTETPTETPTETPTETPTETPTETPTETPTETPTETPTETPTETPTPTGSQTPEPFPTSSPFPYGF, encoded by the coding sequence ATGCCTTATTTATTAGGTGAGCCTGCACTGATACTGACAAAACTAGATGGACAGGAAGCCTTTTCGACCCTGTACACCTATACGCTGATGGTAAAAACGCCCGCAAATCCTGATATATCCTGGCAAGCAGCTTCAAACATTGAGCTGAAAGATTTAATCGGTAAAGAAATGACCGTGCAGATCGAGCTGGATGGTAATGGACTGGATAATGAGCGAGGGTTTGGGAAGGGGGTGCGCGAAATATCCGGACTGGTTGAGAAGGCCCGTTATATTGGCCGGGACAGTAATCAGGCAATGTTTGAAATTATTTTACGTCCCTGGTTGTATCTTGCAGAGTTAACCAGTGATTTTAAAATATTTCAAAGCAAAAGTGTTGTCGATATTATTGATGAGGTGCTTGCTGACTATGGCTATTCATATGACAAACGTTTAAGCGCAAGTTATCCGGAGATGGATTTCCAGGTTCAATATGGTGAAACCGATTTTGCCTTCATTGAGCGCTTAATGGAGGAATGGGGGATTTACTGGTTTTACGAGCATATTGATTTTAAACACAGGCTTGTGCTTGTCGATCATGTTGGTGCTCATAAAACTTGCACCAGTGAAGCATATCGCGTCATTGAATACCAGCCAGAGACGCCGAAAGCAGGTAAGGAGTATGTTGCACAATTCCATCATCAGGAGATGCTGGTAAGTGGTCGCTGGGTCACTAACGATTATGACTTTACTAAGTCACGCGCGGATATGATTGCAATTGATCATAAACCGCGTAAAACCAGCTTTAGTGAGATGGAAATTTACCATTGGCCGGGTGACTACGACCAGCCAGATATTGGTGAGCATCTGGCACGTGTCAGAATGGAAGAGCGAGGGGCGATGGGCTCGCGAGCGGTCGGGAGTGGGGAATTACGAGGGATCGTATGCGGTACAAATTTTGATCTGAGTGGCTTCCCGGTCAGTAAAATCAATCGTGAGTATATGGTGATTTCAAGTCACCTTATTGTAACAGAAATCTCCCAACTGAGTGGCGACGATCAGTTCAGCTTTCATTGTAATTTTTCAGTACAGCCCACCAGTAAAATTTATCGGCATCCTCAGATTATCCCAAAACCGCGTACATATGGCCCACAAAATGCCATTGTGGTTGGGCCACCAGATAATGAAGTGTGGACGGATGAATTTGGTCGCGTAAAAGTTCGATTTGTCTGGGATCGCTACGGTATTAACCGTGAGTCTGATTCCTGCTGGTTGCGCGTCAGTCAGGCCTGGGCTGGTAACAGCTTCGGTGGAATCTATATTCCGCGCGTCGGGCAGGAGGTCATTGTCGATTTTATCAATGGTGACCCAGATCGACCACTTATCATGGGGAGTCTTTACAATAATATCACCACTACACCCTGGGAATTGCCGCTTAACTCAAGCCAGAGTGGCCTTATAAGCCGATCGCTTGGTGGTGGCTATGAGAACTACAACGGGGTGCGGTTCGAAGATAAAGCGGGTGAAGAACAGTATTGGGAACAGGCTGAGCGTGATATGTCGCGCCTGACTAAAAATAATGAAAATCATACTATTGGTGCGGATTCAGATGTCAATATCGGCGCCAATCGGAACATGGTTGTAGGAGCAGATTACAACCGCGGTATTTCAGGAACCTATAATAATAAGGTTGGAGGCGATCACACTCTCGAAGTTGGTGGATCTCATTCGTCAGTTATTGGGGGACCACATTCATTAAATATCTCCGCAGCATCCAGCACACATATTGGCGGTGGGCATGGTATGCATATAGGTGGACACCATCATATTCATGCAGGCGGTGCCTGGCATCATGCTTGCGGTGGTGCTGCTGCACTTCACGGCGGAGGACATGTCGATATCTGTTCCGGTGGTGTGCTGACGATCAGCGCCTCGGTTGTTCGAATTATTGGCAAAGAACGTGTCATCATCAACGGCGGTAAAGTACTCATAAACTGCGGTGGTAGAGGATGCTGTTTTGGCATGGCCTGCATGCCACGCTTGCGTGGCCGTGGCTGCCTTCCTTGCCCTCCTGTGATCAAAGGGTGTCCTGGGCTGCCAACTCCATTACCGCCTTTACCTCCCGTTCCCCCGCCGCCGCCTACATTGCCGCCGACACCGACGGTTACGCCGACGATTACACCGACAGTGACACCGACGATTACGCCGACAGTGACACCAACGGTTACGCCGACGGAGACCCCAACGGAGACCCCAACGGAGACGCCGACAGAGACCCCGACGGAGACCCCAACGGAGACGCCGACGGAGACCCCAACGGAGACCCCAACGGAAACGCCGACAGAGACCCCAACGGAGACGCCGACGGAGACCCCGACGGAGACCCCGACGGAAACGCCGACGGAGACCCCAACGGAGACCCCAACGGAGACCCCAACGGAGACCCCAACGGAAACGCCGACGGAGACCCCGACGGAAACGCCAACGGAGACCCCAACGGAGACCCCAACGGAGACCCCAACGGAGACCCCAACGGAAACGCCGACGGAGACCCCAACGGAGACCCCAACGGAAACGCCGACAGAGACCCCAACGGAGACCCCAACGGAAACGCCGACGGAGACCCCAACGGAGACGCCGACGGAGACCCCGACGGAGACGCCAACGGAAACCCCGACGGAAACTCCGACGGAGACGCCAACGGAAACCCCGACGGAGACGCCAACGGAAACCCCGACGGAGACGCCGACGGAGACGCCGACGGAGACGCCAACGGAAACCCCGACGGAGACGCCAACGGAGACGCCAACGGAAACGCCAACGGAAACCCCGACGGAGACGCCAACGGAAACCCCGACGGAGACACCAACGGAAACCCCGACGGAGACACCAACGGAAACGCCGACGGAGACGCCAACGGAGACGCCAACGGAAACCCCGACGGAGACGCCAACGGAAACCCCGACGGAGACCCCAACGGAAACGCCGACGGAGACGCCGACGGAGACGCCGACGGAGACGCCAACGGAGACGCCAACGGAAACGCCGACGGAGACGCCAACACCTACGGGTAGCCAGACCCCTGAGCCGTTTCCGACAAGCTCGCCATTTCCTTACGGCTTCTGA
- the pncC gene encoding nicotinamide-nucleotide amidase has translation MNDEALLQLSKQVGECLKLRGQTVTAAESCTGGWVAKTLTDVAGSSAWFERGFVTYSNEAKEQMIGVSGQTLAEHGAVSKAVVQEMARGAQLAAAADYAVSISGIAGPDGGSAEKPVGTVWFGFADAHGGVITRCECFAGDREAVRRQATAYALQTLWQQFLQNT, from the coding sequence ATGAATGATGAAGCACTGTTGCAACTGAGTAAGCAGGTCGGGGAATGCCTGAAATTGCGCGGGCAAACGGTCACGGCTGCGGAATCGTGCACCGGTGGCTGGGTAGCGAAGACGCTCACTGACGTTGCGGGTAGCTCTGCCTGGTTTGAACGCGGCTTTGTGACTTACAGCAATGAAGCAAAAGAGCAGATGATCGGCGTTTCAGGACAGACACTGGCTGAACACGGTGCGGTAAGCAAAGCGGTGGTACAGGAGATGGCCCGTGGGGCGCAGCTGGCAGCGGCGGCGGATTATGCGGTCTCAATAAGCGGTATCGCCGGGCCTGACGGCGGAAGCGCCGAAAAGCCTGTGGGCACCGTTTGGTTTGGCTTTGCTGATGCGCACGGTGGCGTGATAACCCGCTGCGAATGTTTTGCGGGAGACCGTGAAGCGGTGCGCCGACAGGCAACGGCTTATGCCCTGCAAACGCTGTGGCAACAATTTCTACAAAACACTTGA
- a CDS encoding TagK domain-containing protein: MTNVLPEGGQELILDEGIGSAREHYFHIDEGFFCSEFSSTENYVVFSWGESGPELRNESSVSVCSCNGVLIPEGETMALQYNMDIQIGNYLFQTEVSSSVSLQKELVKGFCSSSSRDDFPELDDLLGEQSYYSGVEDEIYILNRDGVLDDELRRLRYEYKEYLQWGDQKRDFISQGIEHTVKLPANDAYLESVVNNVKDKTMTECILGQTSLIDRAMSEIGSDEQLNNDDEVRGDLLYLLAPEHVSRKEKKVLSETIYHELRKPELNSYL, from the coding sequence GTGACAAATGTCTTACCCGAGGGGGGGCAAGAGCTTATCCTGGACGAAGGTATCGGTTCTGCTCGGGAACACTATTTTCATATTGATGAAGGTTTTTTTTGTTCTGAATTTTCCTCTACGGAAAATTATGTTGTTTTTTCATGGGGTGAATCTGGTCCTGAGTTACGTAATGAGAGTTCCGTCTCGGTCTGTAGCTGCAACGGTGTATTGATCCCCGAGGGAGAAACAATGGCGCTACAATATAATATGGATATTCAGATTGGAAATTATCTTTTTCAAACGGAAGTCTCTTCCAGCGTATCGTTACAGAAGGAACTGGTTAAGGGTTTTTGTTCTTCCAGTAGCAGAGATGATTTTCCTGAGCTGGATGATCTGCTGGGTGAACAAAGCTATTATTCTGGAGTGGAGGATGAAATTTATATATTGAATCGGGACGGGGTGTTGGACGATGAACTCAGACGGTTGCGTTATGAATACAAAGAGTATTTACAATGGGGAGACCAAAAAAGGGATTTCATATCACAGGGGATTGAACATACGGTTAAGCTTCCAGCCAATGATGCTTATCTTGAATCAGTGGTCAATAATGTTAAAGATAAAACCATGACGGAATGTATTCTTGGGCAAACATCACTGATTGATCGGGCTATGAGTGAAATTGGCTCTGATGAACAACTTAATAATGATGATGAAGTTCGAGGCGATCTTCTTTATTTATTGGCACCAGAGCATGTTTCCAGGAAAGAGAAGAAAGTGCTTTCAGAAACTATTTATCATGAGCTGCGTAAGCCTGAATTAAATAGTTATTTATAA
- the mltB gene encoding lytic murein transglycosylase B, with protein sequence MFSRRHASLLPVLFLLFACSSKPQTQEQTSGAFAPVPQGGFLLEPQHNNMQLSGDFATNAETEKFINKMVSTHGFDRQQLHEIFSQTKRLDYVLRLMDRQAPTTAPPSGPNGAWLRYRGKFITPDNVQNGVAFWNQYQDALNRAWQVYGVPPEIIVGIIGVETRWGRVMGKTRIIDALATLAFDYPRRAKYFAGELETFLLMARTEGNDPLSLRGSFAGAMGYGQFMPSSFKEYAVDFNGDGHVNLWDPVDAIGSVANYFKAHGWVKGDLVAVQANGAAPGLETGYNTKYSTSQLAAAGLSPQQQPGYSQVSLLRLDIGTSYQYWYGLPNFYAITRYNHSTHYAMAVWQLGQAVALAR encoded by the coding sequence ATGTTCAGTCGACGTCATGCTTCACTCTTGCCCGTTTTGTTTCTTCTTTTTGCCTGCAGCAGCAAACCGCAAACGCAGGAACAGACTTCGGGGGCTTTTGCGCCCGTGCCGCAGGGCGGTTTTTTGCTCGAGCCGCAGCACAACAACATGCAGCTTAGCGGCGATTTTGCGACGAATGCTGAAACCGAGAAATTCATTAATAAAATGGTCAGCACTCACGGCTTCGACAGGCAGCAGCTGCATGAGATTTTCTCACAAACAAAACGCCTTGATTACGTTTTGCGCCTGATGGACAGACAGGCACCGACCACGGCACCACCAAGTGGGCCAAACGGGGCGTGGCTGCGCTATCGCGGTAAATTTATTACCCCGGATAACGTGCAAAATGGCGTGGCGTTCTGGAACCAGTACCAGGATGCGCTCAATCGCGCCTGGCAGGTCTACGGCGTACCGCCAGAAATTATCGTGGGTATCATCGGTGTGGAAACGCGTTGGGGCCGCGTGATGGGGAAAACCCGCATTATTGATGCGCTGGCAACGCTTGCCTTTGACTATCCGCGCCGCGCTAAATATTTCGCCGGTGAACTTGAAACGTTCCTGCTGATGGCGCGCACTGAAGGTAACGATCCGCTGTCTTTGCGCGGTTCGTTTGCGGGGGCTATGGGCTACGGGCAGTTTATGCCTTCTTCGTTTAAAGAGTATGCCGTGGACTTTAATGGTGATGGCCACGTTAACTTGTGGGATCCGGTTGATGCCATTGGCAGCGTGGCAAACTACTTTAAAGCACACGGCTGGGTGAAAGGCGACCTGGTCGCTGTGCAGGCGAACGGTGCAGCACCGGGTCTGGAGACGGGTTACAACACCAAATATTCCACTAGCCAGCTGGCGGCTGCGGGTCTGTCGCCGCAACAGCAGCCGGGATACAGTCAGGTTAGTCTGCTGCGTCTTGATATCGGCACCAGCTACCAGTATTGGTACGGTTTACCTAATTTCTATGCCATCACGCGCTATAACCACAGTACGCACTATGCTATGGCGGTATGGCAGCTCGGCCAAGCCGTCGCGCTGGCGCGCTAA
- a CDS encoding ImpE family T6SS protein Cts1E, which yields MLPKELSISERLKLHSLKEWIDEEVTRVKSSPGDIASRIHLMKLYCIDGDWFKATRQVETISRMQPTFLTEGELYKNLIAAEAMREDVFKGARSAGEVENALPEWISDHVSMNKYYHECAYEKAEQHQEIVLEHTENIQGNGEQCGEFSWITDGDSRLGNIFEFITSGGYRWISLKDIKSISVNMPQRLIDLVWAPATLSTHNNVIRGYVPARYPLNNASDQHKLGLITEWDVINERFYQVRGQKMWITSAGEFSLFETGEMNFECQEVRNNET from the coding sequence ATGTTACCAAAGGAATTAAGTATCAGTGAAAGGCTGAAGTTACATTCTTTAAAGGAATGGATTGATGAAGAAGTGACCCGAGTTAAGTCATCACCCGGTGACATCGCTTCCCGCATACACTTAATGAAGCTGTATTGCATTGATGGAGACTGGTTTAAAGCTACCAGACAAGTTGAAACGATTAGTCGAATGCAGCCAACGTTCTTAACGGAGGGAGAATTATATAAGAATCTCATTGCTGCTGAGGCTATGCGCGAAGACGTCTTCAAAGGAGCAAGAAGTGCAGGAGAGGTAGAAAACGCATTACCTGAATGGATCTCTGATCATGTAAGTATGAATAAATATTATCACGAGTGTGCCTATGAAAAAGCTGAACAGCACCAGGAGATCGTGCTGGAACACACGGAAAATATTCAGGGGAATGGAGAGCAATGTGGGGAATTCTCGTGGATTACTGATGGTGACTCTCGTCTGGGAAATATTTTTGAGTTCATTACATCGGGAGGTTATCGTTGGATTAGTCTAAAAGATATAAAGTCGATCTCTGTCAACATGCCTCAACGTCTCATTGATCTTGTGTGGGCCCCCGCGACATTATCTACACATAATAATGTTATCCGTGGCTATGTGCCAGCCCGATATCCGCTAAACAATGCGAGCGATCAACATAAATTAGGTTTAATAACCGAGTGGGATGTTATTAATGAGCGCTTTTATCAGGTGCGAGGGCAGAAGATGTGGATCACCTCTGCAGGAGAATTCTCTTTATTTGAAACTGGGGAAATGAATTTTGAGTGCCAGGAAGTCAGAAATAATGAAACATAA
- a CDS encoding type VI secretion system baseplate subunit TssE, producing the protein MMKHKVFYPCLMNRLLDEEPKSESEPWDKFHYNARTMRLVVKKNIEEILNNINSQEQLELPGHSEIASSVFNFGISPLAGEYATPQNHVSLVHRVREALIRFEPRLIPESIIVRQPEGSAQRAHYGVLLFEIRGLIRWGEEIIDLSLGASYDTEISNTILKLNNG; encoded by the coding sequence ATAATGAAACATAAGGTATTTTATCCTTGTCTGATGAACAGACTGCTTGATGAAGAACCAAAATCGGAATCAGAGCCATGGGATAAATTTCATTATAATGCCAGAACTATGCGTTTAGTGGTTAAGAAAAATATTGAAGAGATTCTCAATAATATAAATTCTCAGGAGCAGCTAGAGCTACCGGGGCACTCAGAGATTGCTTCTTCTGTATTTAATTTTGGTATTTCTCCGTTAGCTGGTGAGTATGCAACACCTCAAAACCATGTTTCACTGGTACATCGTGTCAGAGAGGCATTAATACGTTTTGAACCAAGGCTCATTCCTGAATCCATTATAGTAAGGCAGCCTGAAGGCTCTGCTCAAAGAGCTCATTATGGTGTTTTGTTGTTTGAGATTAGAGGGCTTATTAGATGGGGAGAGGAAATCATCGATTTGTCTTTGGGAGCGTCTTATGATACTGAGATAAGTAATACAATATTGAAGCTGAATAACGGATAA
- a CDS encoding regulatory protein RecX produces the protein MSESSPRRSGYARLLDRAMRILAMRDHGEQELRRKLAATLGDGADERDATPDDLERVIAQCLEHHWIDDERFAQRYLAGRSRKGYGPQRIRQELQQKGVLREYIDAALAASETDWEAQAQVTAEKKFGSPLPAHFPEKAKVQRFLLYRGFYMEDIQSIYRNFNV, from the coding sequence ATGTCTGAATCTTCTCCCCGCCGTTCTGGTTATGCACGACTGCTCGACCGCGCTATGAGGATACTCGCCATGCGCGATCATGGCGAACAGGAGCTACGGCGTAAACTTGCGGCAACGCTGGGCGATGGTGCAGATGAGCGTGATGCCACGCCGGACGACCTTGAGCGCGTGATTGCGCAATGCCTGGAGCATCACTGGATTGATGATGAACGCTTTGCCCAGCGCTATCTGGCCGGACGCAGCCGCAAAGGCTATGGTCCGCAGCGTATTCGCCAGGAGCTACAGCAAAAGGGCGTTTTACGTGAATACATTGATGCTGCTTTAGCGGCGAGCGAGACAGACTGGGAGGCGCAGGCCCAGGTAACGGCAGAAAAGAAATTTGGTTCTCCGCTACCCGCACACTTCCCGGAGAAGGCGAAAGTGCAGCGTTTTTTACTGTATCGCGGCTTCTATATGGAAGATATCCAGTCTATTTACCGAAATTTTAACGTTTAG